One Flavobacterium sp. 90 DNA segment encodes these proteins:
- a CDS encoding response regulator transcription factor, translated as MDKLVFLDGVARIAVFVSLLLALFLLTVKTENKLANRLFASFIILSAIDFSGLLDYTFPQQYVDLEILRSTTCLLEMPLIYLYVLAACYSDFRLKWKHLVYTLPFIVMNLVFMPRFYLETGIAKELFISNYNKMSEVLFFQILIEIQYWFYIVTIFIILKKYRKIYLENYTNPSTSTYNWLFQMNCVFAVMHSITAIKNLMRYTTSRDAFLWGNVLMVIMALCVICWFVMKALNHPELFRGINSNLQLTKDFLPKENKEIIEVEINRDEAVSTQILALKNYMTEKEPYLDPSLTIQELANQFNVPVRDLSVLINHHMNQHFFDFVNEYRIQKAMSILKNPVKNNLTVLEILYEVGFNSKSSFNTSFKKHTNLTPTAYRNAS; from the coding sequence ATGGATAAATTGGTTTTTTTGGACGGCGTTGCTCGCATTGCTGTTTTTGTTTCGTTGCTTTTGGCACTTTTTTTACTCACAGTAAAAACAGAGAATAAATTGGCAAACCGACTTTTTGCTAGTTTTATTATTTTGTCGGCAATTGATTTCAGCGGACTTTTAGATTATACTTTTCCTCAGCAATATGTCGATTTAGAGATTTTAAGATCAACAACTTGTTTGCTCGAAATGCCTTTGATTTATCTTTATGTTTTAGCAGCTTGTTATTCTGATTTTCGATTAAAATGGAAGCATTTAGTATATACACTTCCTTTTATAGTGATGAATTTAGTTTTCATGCCCAGATTTTATTTAGAAACCGGAATTGCAAAAGAGCTGTTTATATCCAATTACAATAAAATGTCTGAAGTACTTTTTTTTCAGATTTTAATTGAGATTCAGTATTGGTTTTATATTGTAACGATCTTTATAATTTTAAAAAAATACCGAAAAATCTATCTCGAAAATTACACCAATCCAAGTACTTCTACCTATAATTGGCTTTTTCAGATGAATTGTGTTTTTGCAGTAATGCATTCTATTACGGCTATAAAAAATCTAATGCGTTATACGACTTCCAGAGATGCTTTTCTTTGGGGAAATGTGCTTATGGTAATTATGGCTTTGTGCGTAATCTGTTGGTTTGTAATGAAAGCACTAAATCATCCCGAGCTTTTTAGAGGAATCAATTCTAACTTGCAATTGACAAAAGATTTTTTACCTAAAGAAAATAAAGAGATTATTGAAGTAGAAATCAATCGCGACGAAGCTGTTTCTACTCAAATTTTGGCATTAAAAAATTATATGACAGAGAAAGAGCCTTATCTTGATCCGTCGCTTACGATTCAGGAATTGGCAAATCAGTTTAATGTTCCCGTTCGTGATTTATCTGTTTTGATTAATCACCATATGAACCAGCATTTTTTTGATTTTGTAAATGAATATCGTATTCAAAAAGCAATGAGTATTTTAAAAAATCCTGTAAAAAACAACCTGACCGTTTTAGAAATTTTATATGAAGTTGGTTTCAACTCGAAATCATCTTTTAATACTTCTTTCAAAAAACATACAAATCTCACGCCTACAGCTTACAGAAATGCTTCATAA
- a CDS encoding helix-turn-helix transcriptional regulator produces MDIDSFLGIMGWMSVFVSLLLAFFLVTVKTQNKLANRLFALYLLFFAIDNIGIFISESFVKSHFNLEFFRWTTCALTIPVFYLYIVSVCFTDFRLKAKYLVHTIPFIIINTVFIFRLYFGSDVDKMQFYNHRSQMPEFYSFQFMLALQIIIYSIATFSVLKKYKELYQENYTNPKTSIFKWLFQISIVFFTLYYLSIAKNVLRFTPFESLWIWANVVMQFLALIVTCWFVLKALNHPELFRGIDSKLELARDILPKENIIEINDPKNEIISAQISTLKQYMIEKEPFLDPSLTIQELSNQIDIPVRDLSVLINHHINQHFFDFVNEYRIQKAMSILKNPLKSDLTVLEILYEVGFNSKSSFNTSFKKYTNLTPTAYRNAS; encoded by the coding sequence ATGGATATAGATAGCTTTTTAGGTATTATGGGCTGGATGTCAGTTTTTGTATCACTATTACTTGCGTTCTTTTTAGTGACTGTGAAAACTCAAAACAAACTGGCAAACAGGCTGTTTGCTTTATATCTACTATTTTTTGCAATTGATAATATTGGAATTTTTATTAGTGAGAGTTTCGTAAAAAGTCATTTTAATTTAGAATTTTTCAGGTGGACGACTTGCGCTCTGACAATTCCTGTTTTCTACCTTTATATAGTATCAGTTTGTTTTACTGATTTTCGATTAAAAGCCAAGTATTTAGTTCATACAATTCCATTTATAATTATAAATACCGTTTTTATATTCAGACTTTACTTTGGGAGTGATGTTGATAAAATGCAGTTTTATAATCATCGTAGTCAAATGCCGGAATTTTATAGCTTCCAGTTTATGCTGGCCTTGCAAATCATAATCTATAGTATTGCAACATTTTCAGTTTTAAAAAAATATAAAGAACTATATCAGGAAAATTATACGAATCCTAAAACTTCTATTTTCAAATGGTTGTTTCAGATATCGATTGTATTCTTTACGTTATATTATTTATCAATTGCTAAGAATGTTTTAAGATTTACTCCTTTTGAATCGTTGTGGATTTGGGCAAATGTAGTAATGCAATTTTTGGCGCTAATAGTAACGTGTTGGTTTGTATTGAAAGCATTGAATCATCCCGAACTTTTTAGAGGAATTGATTCTAAATTAGAATTAGCCAGAGATATTCTTCCTAAAGAAAATATTATCGAAATAAACGATCCGAAAAACGAGATAATTTCGGCGCAAATTTCGACACTAAAACAATATATGATCGAAAAAGAACCTTTTCTGGATCCATCGCTTACGATTCAGGAACTCTCCAATCAAATTGATATTCCGGTTCGTGATTTATCCGTTTTGATTAATCATCATATCAATCAGCATTTTTTTGATTTTGTAAATGAATATCGCATTCAAAAAGCAATGAGTATTTTAAAAAATCCACTAAAAAGTGATTTGACCGTTTTAGAAATTCTGTATGAAGTTGGTTTTAATTCAAAATCGTCTTTTAATACTTCGTTTAAAAAATATACAAATTTAACGCCAACGGCTTACCGAAACGCTTCATAA
- a CDS encoding pentapeptide repeat-containing protein, with the protein MESLIHIQKTFEKVAYIDKKINNREFEDCVFKNCDFSNSNFGYNTFLDCEFIDCNLSMTSLFSTSLKNVTFKNCKLLGIAFNECDDFLFQVYFEESTLDYAIFSNKKMPKTKFINCSVREVTFIGTNLTSSVFDNCNLEGAIFNDTQLAAVNFKTAYNYKIDPEFNPMRKAQFSNDGIVGLLDKYDIKIV; encoded by the coding sequence ATGGAAAGTCTAATTCACATTCAGAAAACCTTCGAGAAAGTTGCTTATATCGACAAAAAAATAAACAATCGGGAGTTTGAAGATTGTGTTTTTAAAAACTGTGACTTCTCCAATAGTAATTTTGGTTACAATACTTTTTTAGACTGCGAATTTATTGATTGTAACTTGTCGATGACAAGTTTGTTTAGTACAAGTTTGAAGAATGTTACTTTCAAAAATTGCAAACTTCTTGGAATTGCTTTTAACGAATGTGACGATTTTTTATTTCAGGTTTATTTTGAAGAAAGCACTTTAGATTATGCTATTTTTTCGAATAAAAAAATGCCTAAAACCAAGTTTATCAATTGTTCTGTTAGAGAAGTTACTTTTATAGGAACCAACTTAACGAGTTCGGTTTTTGATAATTGTAATTTAGAAGGCGCTATTTTTAATGATACACAATTGGCGGCTGTTAATTTTAAAACTGCATACAATTACAAAATTGATCCCGAATTTAATCCAATGAGAAAAGCGCAATTTTCTAATGACGGCATTGTTGGGCTTTTAGATAAATACGATATTAAAATAGTTTAA
- a CDS encoding THUMP domain-containing protein produces the protein MEENFRMIAKCFFGFEEILENELRALGAQDVEKGVRMVSFKGDKGFMYKANLSLRTALKVLKPIYSFRANNEQALYKGISGVNWSKLLNANQTFVIDATVHSTYFNHSEFVSQKCKDAIVDQFRERTGQRPSIDKAFPDLRINIHIDKDQVSVALDTSGNSLHQRGYRTATNIAPINEVLAAGILLLSGWEGQSHFLDPMCGSGTFLAEAAMIACNIPANINRKEFAFEKWKDWDNDLFDQIVNSLMKKTKEFHYTIKGFDKAPSAVNKAKDNIRNANLEDYVTVSENNFFDTEKEVEGKLHMVFNPPYDERLDIHMEEFYKNIGDTLKKSYPGTNAWFITANLEALKFVGLKPSRKIKLFNASLEARLVKYEMYEGSKRTKFQI, from the coding sequence ATGGAAGAAAATTTTAGAATGATTGCCAAATGTTTTTTTGGTTTTGAAGAAATATTAGAGAATGAATTGCGTGCTCTTGGCGCTCAGGATGTCGAAAAAGGAGTGAGAATGGTGAGCTTTAAAGGTGATAAAGGTTTTATGTACAAAGCCAATTTGTCTTTGCGTACTGCCCTTAAAGTTTTAAAACCTATTTACTCGTTCAGAGCCAATAACGAACAAGCATTATATAAAGGAATTTCGGGTGTTAACTGGTCTAAATTATTAAATGCAAACCAGACTTTTGTAATTGATGCGACGGTGCATTCGACTTATTTTAATCACTCAGAGTTTGTTTCTCAAAAATGTAAAGATGCAATTGTGGATCAATTTAGAGAAAGAACAGGACAACGCCCAAGTATTGATAAAGCATTTCCGGATTTGAGAATTAACATTCATATTGATAAAGATCAGGTTTCGGTTGCATTAGATACATCTGGAAATTCATTGCATCAGCGTGGTTACAGAACGGCGACTAACATTGCGCCAATCAACGAAGTTTTGGCTGCGGGAATCTTATTATTATCGGGTTGGGAAGGACAAAGTCACTTTTTGGATCCAATGTGTGGTTCAGGTACTTTCCTTGCAGAAGCTGCGATGATTGCTTGTAATATTCCGGCAAATATCAACAGAAAAGAATTTGCATTCGAAAAATGGAAAGACTGGGATAATGATTTATTTGATCAGATTGTAAACAGTCTGATGAAAAAAACAAAAGAATTCCACTATACTATTAAAGGTTTTGATAAAGCACCAAGTGCTGTAAATAAAGCCAAAGACAATATCAGAAATGCCAATTTGGAGGATTATGTTACGGTTTCTGAAAACAACTTTTTTGACACTGAAAAAGAAGTAGAAGGAAAGCTGCATATGGTTTTTAATCCGCCTTATGATGAGCGTTTGGATATTCATATGGAAGAATTCTACAAAAACATTGGAGATACTTTAAAGAAAAGTTACCCGGGAACAAACGCTTGGTTTATCACCGCAAATCTTGAAGCCTTAAAATTTGTGGGACTAAAACCTTCCCGTAAAATCAAACTTTTTAACGCAAGCCTTGAAGCACGTTTGGTAAAATACGAAATGTACGAAGGTAGTAAGAGAACGAAATTTCAGATCTAA
- a CDS encoding DUF6095 family protein — translation MATNKELLGKGIKYLSGSLPLLFIGPSLIYNAFMNQHTNWHYLVLGIGIVACLSAMFLIFYGLKIIMKGIFND, via the coding sequence ATGGCAACAAATAAAGAATTATTAGGAAAAGGAATTAAATATTTATCAGGTTCATTACCGTTATTGTTTATTGGGCCTTCGTTGATTTATAATGCTTTTATGAATCAACATACAAACTGGCATTATTTGGTTTTAGGAATTGGAATTGTGGCTTGTTTAAGCGCTATGTTTTTAATTTTCTATGGATTGAAAATTATCATGAAAGGTATATTTAATGACTAA
- a CDS encoding outer membrane beta-barrel family protein, with protein MKKVNLFIFLLLPLFCLAQTTFKLNGKVADEKAPVAWADVVILNQEGKIINGTTTKEDGSFEVMLSKGFCKVKISLIGYSEFEKDIMIEKDINLGLITLKENVTNLGEVVIQSKRNTIEQKTDRLVYNLENNVTNVGGDALSAINTAPGVAVQNDVINILGKGASRVMIDGRMIELTGEELNNYLKSISANDIKNIEIISNPPAKYEAEGTGGLINIIMKKGVRDSWKNTTTASYDQNKYGIYNLRNNFFYNKNKFRFSASINGKTGYSNLKETLDMYFAEGPTKMDVTTKYNQENLSGKVALDYDLSERTSIGFQVLRDKSNPNFDSDIRINNYNAQNELKSYILNKSFLDRKVGNETYNLHLITKLDSLNRKLSFDVDYFNYDSKFDRNFLANNYDADGTFVDVNQSARNFSNQNIDNLSFKADMDHPLEALNLSYGAKASFTTSKSDVVFFNTITGTPVLDPNQTNRFKYTENNQAIYISGNKKINEKWDFQLGLRLENTQTNGFSETLNQETVNNYFKLFPTFYASYKRNEDNNFSLNYGKRIRRPGFALLNPFRVYISSNSYSEGNPFLKPSFSDNFEFVHSYKKILRTSLFLNSITDGYGVIFTANPETLTQVVSRDNYFKGINYGIGETYSVSFADWWESENSIYFLGSNIKFIKDINATPVNGLEVDFSTNNTFSLGKTSKLQVDFNYTSPYKSGLYETGYVSSLNIGYKQDLLSKSLQIAFLLNDIFNTSYLKNDVSIVNGVKQVYSQNESNRFARVSVVYNFGNKKINVSQHDSGNEEEKKRAR; from the coding sequence ATGAAAAAAGTTAACCTCTTTATTTTTTTACTATTGCCTCTTTTTTGTTTAGCGCAAACAACCTTTAAATTAAATGGAAAAGTTGCTGATGAAAAAGCTCCCGTTGCCTGGGCAGATGTTGTAATCTTAAATCAAGAAGGAAAAATTATAAACGGAACTACAACAAAAGAAGACGGAAGTTTTGAAGTGATGTTAAGTAAAGGATTTTGTAAAGTAAAAATAAGCCTGATTGGATATTCTGAATTTGAAAAAGATATAATGATTGAAAAAGACATCAATCTAGGTTTGATTACTTTAAAAGAAAATGTAACGAATTTGGGCGAAGTTGTCATTCAATCAAAAAGAAATACGATTGAACAAAAAACAGATCGTCTGGTTTATAATCTTGAAAATAATGTGACAAATGTTGGAGGCGATGCTTTGAGTGCCATAAATACGGCTCCGGGCGTTGCAGTTCAAAATGATGTTATTAATATATTAGGAAAAGGAGCTTCTCGCGTAATGATTGACGGAAGAATGATCGAATTAACAGGCGAAGAACTGAATAATTATCTGAAATCTATTTCGGCAAATGATATCAAAAACATTGAAATTATCAGCAATCCGCCTGCAAAATATGAAGCCGAAGGAACTGGCGGATTGATCAATATTATTATGAAAAAAGGAGTTCGTGATTCCTGGAAAAATACAACTACAGCTTCGTACGATCAAAACAAATACGGAATTTATAATTTGAGAAATAATTTCTTTTATAATAAAAATAAGTTCCGATTTTCGGCGAGTATTAATGGTAAAACAGGTTATAGCAATCTTAAAGAAACACTGGATATGTATTTTGCCGAAGGTCCTACGAAAATGGATGTAACGACAAAATATAATCAGGAAAACCTATCCGGAAAAGTGGCTTTAGATTACGATCTTTCAGAAAGAACAAGTATTGGTTTTCAAGTTTTAAGAGACAAAAGCAATCCGAATTTTGACTCAGATATTAGAATCAATAATTATAATGCTCAAAATGAATTGAAGAGTTATATCTTAAACAAGAGTTTCCTAGATCGAAAAGTGGGTAATGAAACTTATAATTTGCATTTGATTACTAAACTTGATTCTCTAAATCGTAAATTATCTTTTGATGTAGATTACTTTAATTATGATTCAAAATTCGACAGAAATTTTCTTGCTAACAATTATGATGCTGATGGAACTTTTGTTGATGTAAATCAGTCGGCGCGAAATTTTTCTAACCAGAATATTGATAATTTGAGTTTCAAAGCTGATATGGATCATCCTCTTGAAGCGTTGAATTTGTCTTATGGCGCAAAAGCGAGTTTTACAACCAGTAAAAGCGATGTGGTTTTCTTTAATACAATTACAGGAACTCCGGTATTAGATCCTAATCAAACGAATCGATTTAAATACACCGAAAATAATCAGGCGATTTACATTAGTGGAAATAAAAAAATCAATGAAAAATGGGATTTTCAATTGGGATTAAGATTAGAAAATACACAAACAAATGGTTTTTCGGAGACTTTAAATCAGGAAACGGTAAACAATTATTTTAAATTATTCCCAACGTTTTATGCGTCTTACAAGAGAAATGAAGATAATAATTTTAGTTTAAATTATGGAAAGAGAATCCGCAGACCTGGTTTTGCTTTATTGAATCCGTTTAGAGTTTATATCAGTAGTAATAGTTATTCTGAAGGAAATCCGTTTTTGAAACCTTCTTTTAGTGACAATTTTGAGTTTGTGCATTCGTATAAAAAAATATTAAGAACGAGTCTTTTCTTAAATTCGATTACAGATGGTTATGGTGTAATATTTACTGCAAATCCAGAAACGCTTACGCAAGTGGTATCAAGAGATAATTATTTTAAAGGTATTAATTATGGAATTGGAGAAACGTATTCGGTGAGTTTTGCAGATTGGTGGGAAAGCGAGAATTCTATTTATTTTTTAGGATCTAATATTAAGTTTATAAAAGATATCAATGCAACTCCTGTAAATGGTCTTGAAGTTGATTTTTCAACAAACAATACATTCTCATTAGGAAAAACGTCAAAATTGCAAGTTGATTTTAATTATACTTCGCCTTATAAAAGTGGTTTGTATGAAACAGGTTATGTGTCTAGTTTGAATATTGGTTATAAACAAGATTTGTTAAGCAAATCATTGCAAATTGCTTTTTTATTAAATGATATTTTTAATACATCTTATTTGAAAAACGATGTTTCAATCGTAAATGGTGTGAAACAAGTTTATAGCCAAAACGAAAGTAACCGATTTGCACGCGTATCTGTAGTTTATAATTTTGGAAATAAAAAGATCAATGTAAGCCAACATGATTCTGGAAATGAAGAAGAGAAAAAAAGAGCTAGATAA
- a CDS encoding DUF1572 family protein, whose translation MEANESYLESVKKQFLYYKMLGEKAMDQLEPEQLFVAINEDTNSIATIIKHVSGNMLSRWTDFLTSDGEKDWRNRDAEFENDLQSKEEVLEIWNKGWNVFLDTLNSLKPEQLSDIIYIRNEGHTVIEAINRQLAHYPYHIGQIVFYAKQLKNSSWDSLSIPKNKSGNYNAEKFAKEKEIKNFTDDELKRLK comes from the coding sequence ATGGAAGCAAATGAATCTTATTTAGAAAGCGTTAAAAAGCAATTTTTGTATTATAAAATGTTGGGAGAAAAAGCGATGGATCAATTAGAACCGGAACAGCTTTTTGTAGCAATTAATGAAGATACGAATAGTATTGCCACGATTATAAAACACGTTTCGGGCAATATGTTGTCGCGCTGGACTGATTTTCTAACTTCGGATGGTGAAAAAGATTGGCGCAATCGCGATGCTGAATTTGAAAATGATTTACAATCAAAAGAAGAAGTTCTTGAAATTTGGAATAAAGGATGGAATGTTTTTCTTGATACTTTGAATAGTTTGAAACCAGAACAACTTTCGGACATTATATATATTCGTAACGAAGGTCATACGGTTATTGAAGCCATAAATCGCCAATTGGCACATTACCCTTATCATATTGGACAAATTGTTTTTTATGCCAAACAACTAAAAAACAGTAGTTGGGATAGTTTATCGATTCCAAAGAATAAATCAGGAAATTATAATGCTGAAAAATTTGCCAAGGAAAAAGAAATCAAGAACTTTACCGATGACGAATTGAAAAGATTGAAATAA
- a CDS encoding class I SAM-dependent methyltransferase has protein sequence MSEAPNSSTPNQERNTQNWFTSWFDTPYYHILYKDRNYREAQIFMDNLTHYLNLPEKAKVLDLACGKGRHSIYLNQLGFNVLGADLSENSIAEASKNSNETLHFKVHDMREPFEEKFDAIFNLFTSFGYFESDDDNLTTLKAIKESLSEYGFAVIDFMNVNQVIETLVPEEVKTVEGIDFKIKRYVEDGHIFKEIDFEDQGQTYHFTEKVKALTLKDFEELMAEAGIFLLDIFGDYKLKKFHKLESERLIMIFK, from the coding sequence ATGTCTGAAGCACCAAACTCATCAACACCAAATCAGGAACGTAACACTCAAAACTGGTTCACATCATGGTTTGATACTCCGTATTATCACATTCTTTATAAAGACCGAAATTACAGAGAAGCGCAGATTTTTATGGATAATCTTACGCATTATTTAAACCTTCCTGAAAAAGCAAAAGTTCTTGACTTAGCTTGCGGAAAAGGGCGTCATTCTATATACTTAAACCAATTAGGTTTTAACGTTTTAGGCGCTGATTTATCTGAAAACAGTATCGCCGAAGCCAGCAAAAACAGCAACGAAACCCTGCATTTTAAAGTGCACGACATGCGCGAGCCTTTCGAAGAAAAATTTGATGCTATTTTTAATTTGTTCACTAGTTTCGGATATTTCGAAAGTGACGATGACAACTTAACAACCTTAAAAGCAATAAAAGAAAGCTTGTCTGAATATGGTTTTGCTGTAATTGATTTCATGAATGTAAATCAGGTAATCGAAACTTTAGTTCCTGAAGAAGTAAAAACCGTTGAAGGAATCGATTTTAAAATTAAAAGATATGTTGAAGATGGACATATTTTTAAAGAAATAGATTTTGAAGATCAAGGTCAAACCTATCATTTTACCGAAAAAGTAAAAGCCCTGACTTTAAAAGATTTTGAAGAATTAATGGCCGAAGCCGGTATTTTTCTGCTGGATATTTTTGGAGACTACAAACTAAAAAAGTTTCACAAATTAGAAAGCGAACGATTAATCATGATTTTTAAATAA
- the murQ gene encoding N-acetylmuramic acid 6-phosphate etherase: MTFTKTTEQASKYEHLEKMSVHELLININQEDKTVPDAVQKAIPQIETLVAQVVDKLKIGGRLFYIGAGTSGRLGVVDASECPPTFGVPFDLVNGIIAGGDTAIRRAVENAEDNATQAWIDLQASNIGPNDVVIGIAASGTTPYVIGGLETCNQNNIVTGCITNNAGSPLALTAKFPVEVVVGPEFITGSSRMKAGTAQKLVLNMISTAAMIQLGKVKGNKMVDMQLSNIKLVDRGVKMIMGEIPVSYEEASELLKKYGSVRNAVDNYNK, translated from the coding sequence ATGACCTTTACAAAGACCACAGAACAAGCTTCAAAATACGAACATTTAGAAAAAATGTCGGTTCATGAATTGCTTATTAATATCAATCAGGAAGACAAAACAGTTCCTGACGCTGTCCAAAAAGCTATACCACAAATTGAAACTTTAGTGGCGCAAGTAGTTGATAAATTAAAAATAGGCGGACGATTGTTTTACATCGGCGCAGGAACATCAGGACGTTTAGGCGTTGTTGATGCATCTGAGTGTCCTCCTACTTTTGGAGTCCCTTTTGACTTGGTAAACGGAATTATTGCCGGTGGTGACACTGCAATTCGTCGTGCCGTAGAAAATGCCGAAGACAATGCAACGCAAGCCTGGATTGATTTGCAAGCCAGTAATATTGGTCCAAATGATGTTGTAATTGGTATTGCGGCTTCCGGGACTACACCTTATGTTATTGGTGGCTTAGAAACATGCAATCAAAATAATATTGTTACGGGATGTATTACGAACAATGCAGGAAGTCCTTTGGCACTTACAGCAAAATTTCCCGTTGAAGTAGTTGTTGGTCCTGAATTCATTACCGGAAGTTCCAGAATGAAAGCAGGAACGGCTCAAAAATTAGTCCTAAATATGATCTCTACTGCAGCAATGATTCAGCTTGGGAAAGTAAAAGGCAACAAAATGGTTGATATGCAGTTAAGCAATATCAAACTGGTTGATAGAGGTGTAAAAATGATTATGGGAGAAATTCCGGTTTCATATGAAGAAGCTTCTGAATTATTAAAAAAATACGGCAGCGTGAGAAATGCTGTTGATAATTATAACAAGTAA
- a CDS encoding DNA topoisomerase IV, which yields MKKIIFLLPLLALISCYDAEHNCKDFKNGKFKFEFDVNGVKKTTVFERKDNIEIETFEGKTDTSTVRWVSDCEYILQKKHPKNMAEEKAISMKILTTSKDSYTFEFGMVGSDQKQRGTVHKVE from the coding sequence ATGAAAAAAATAATATTCTTATTACCATTATTGGCTTTAATATCTTGCTACGATGCAGAACACAATTGCAAGGATTTTAAAAACGGGAAATTCAAGTTTGAATTTGACGTGAATGGTGTCAAAAAAACAACTGTTTTTGAACGTAAAGACAACATTGAAATCGAAACTTTTGAAGGAAAAACAGATACTTCGACAGTGCGTTGGGTAAGTGATTGTGAATATATTTTGCAGAAGAAACACCCCAAAAATATGGCTGAGGAAAAAGCAATAAGCATGAAGATTTTAACGACTTCTAAAGATTCTTATACTTTTGAATTTGGAATGGTTGGTTCTGATCAAAAGCAACGCGGAACGGTACATAAAGTTGAATAA
- a CDS encoding type II toxin-antitoxin system RelE/ParE family toxin — protein MGKKIIWSKDALNQLEDIHFYIFFESKSITIADKVVNTIFDSTEILKTQPEIYKLDKQKTNNDGSFRVYAVYNFAISYQITEEIIHILRVRHNAQKPKKHSWKV, from the coding sequence ATGGGGAAGAAAATAATTTGGTCTAAAGATGCTTTAAACCAATTAGAAGACATCCATTTTTATATTTTTTTTGAAAGTAAATCAATTACAATTGCTGATAAAGTAGTTAATACCATTTTTGACAGCACTGAAATATTAAAAACACAACCCGAAATATATAAACTCGATAAGCAAAAAACCAATAATGACGGTAGTTTTAGAGTTTATGCAGTATATAATTTTGCGATCTCATACCAAATAACAGAAGAGATTATTCATATTCTTCGAGTACGTCATAACGCTCAGAAACCAAAAAAACATTCATGGAAAGTCTAA
- a CDS encoding ZIP family metal transporter — MSYLLPLISVLLGYIVALFLKPKSKTNLKLLLAFSGSFLLSLTVMHLLPEVYESHNHNIGLFIMAGILFQIILEFFSKGAEHGHVHGHAQMSQIPWLLFISLCIHAFLEGFPVSHHHDLAVGIAIHHLPIAVILTTFFINANLDKKAIFVFMLTFAIMTPLGTIASEYLPFLNEYYTQITAIVIGILFHISSTIIFESSEGHKFNIAKVSMIVLGILLAFLL; from the coding sequence ATGAGTTATTTATTACCCTTAATTTCTGTACTTTTAGGATATATTGTGGCTTTGTTTTTAAAACCTAAAAGCAAAACCAATCTAAAATTATTACTAGCATTTAGCGGTTCATTTTTACTATCGTTAACCGTAATGCATTTATTGCCGGAAGTTTACGAATCACACAATCACAACATTGGTTTATTTATTATGGCTGGGATTTTGTTCCAGATCATATTAGAATTTTTCTCAAAAGGAGCCGAACATGGACACGTTCACGGACATGCACAAATGTCTCAAATCCCTTGGTTGCTTTTTATCAGTTTGTGTATTCATGCTTTTTTAGAAGGTTTTCCCGTTAGTCATCACCACGATTTAGCAGTAGGAATTGCGATTCATCACTTGCCAATCGCCGTGATTCTAACCACTTTTTTCATCAATGCAAATCTGGACAAAAAAGCAATTTTTGTGTTCATGCTTACCTTTGCGATCATGACGCCTTTGGGCACAATTGCTTCCGAATATTTGCCTTTTCTAAACGAATATTATACCCAAATAACAGCAATCGTAATTGGAATCTTATTTCATATTTCATCAACAATTATTTTTGAAAGCAGCGAAGGACATAAATTCAATATTGCTAAAGTTTCAATGATAGTTCTAGGAATTTTATTGGCATTCTTATTATAA